A DNA window from Guyparkeria halophila contains the following coding sequences:
- the fliO gene encoding flagellar biosynthetic protein FliO codes for MMRALLPLMLLVMAGPVVAAEAIDPLAPSYLLKLVVSLVLVLVLMFALVWVIKRVGRLDARAGNYPMQVLTQMSIGPRERILLVAVGDRQMLVGVSQGAIESLGWVDPPLEPRRRDGQNPSFGEAFQEQLAARFGRRGQGGKGGSNEG; via the coding sequence ATGATGCGCGCGCTCCTTCCCCTGATGCTGTTGGTGATGGCCGGCCCGGTCGTGGCGGCCGAGGCCATCGATCCGTTGGCGCCGAGCTACCTGCTCAAGCTGGTGGTGAGCCTGGTCCTGGTCCTGGTCCTGATGTTCGCGCTGGTATGGGTGATCAAGCGCGTCGGTCGACTGGATGCCCGGGCAGGCAATTACCCGATGCAGGTGCTCACCCAGATGTCGATCGGCCCGCGCGAGCGCATCCTGCTGGTCGCGGTGGGTGATCGGCAGATGCTGGTCGGCGTCAGCCAGGGGGCGATCGAGTCGCTCGGCTGGGTCGACCCGCCTCTCGAGCCCCGGCGGCGCGACGGGCAGAACCCGAGTTTCGGCGAGGCCTTCCAGGAACAACTGGCGGCTCGCTTCGGCCGACGCGGTCAGGGGGGCAAGGGAGGCTCAAATGAGGGCTAA
- the fliN gene encoding flagellar motor switch protein FliN — MAEESDKSTDDDWAAAMAEQGDTEDDPGGDAQAQAVGMEQFSEGGHPDDDENPVNFDVIMDVPVNISMEIGRTAINIRNLLQLNQGSIVELDRLAGEPLDVLVNGTLIARGEVVVINEKFGIRLTDVISPAERLRKLR; from the coding sequence ATGGCTGAAGAATCCGACAAGTCCACCGATGACGATTGGGCGGCGGCCATGGCCGAACAGGGCGACACGGAAGACGATCCGGGTGGTGATGCCCAGGCCCAGGCGGTCGGCATGGAGCAGTTCAGCGAGGGCGGCCATCCCGACGATGACGAGAACCCGGTCAATTTCGACGTCATCATGGACGTGCCGGTCAATATCTCGATGGAGATCGGTCGTACCGCGATCAATATCCGTAACCTGCTCCAGCTAAACCAGGGCTCGATCGTCGAACTCGACCGACTGGCCGGCGAGCCGCTCGACGTGCTGGTCAACGGCACGCTGATCGCGCGGGGCGAGGTGGTGGTGATCAACGAGAAGTTCGGCATCCGCCTGACCGACGTGATCAGCCCGGCCGAGCGCCTGCGCAAGCTGCGTTGA
- the fliP gene encoding flagellar type III secretion system pore protein FliP (The bacterial flagellar biogenesis protein FliP forms a type III secretion system (T3SS)-type pore required for flagellar assembly.) — MRANVSRRLMSALLLGLGLLAISLPVFAEPGLPAVTLTEGENGETQYSLTLQILALMTVLTLLPSLLLMMTSFTRIIIVLALLRQALGTVQTPSNQILLGLALFLTLFIMAPVFQTAYDEGIGPYMAEEIGAMEAIDRASQPLRTFMLNQTRESDIALYQEIGDYPDFETPEDVPLTVLMAAFVTSELKTAFQIGFLIFIPFLIIDLVVASVLMSMGMMMLSPMIVSLPFKIMLFVLVDGWALLMGTLASSFYMGG, encoded by the coding sequence ATGAGGGCTAACGTCTCCAGGCGGCTGATGTCGGCATTGCTGTTGGGATTGGGTCTGCTGGCGATCAGTCTGCCGGTGTTCGCCGAACCGGGGCTGCCGGCGGTCACCCTGACCGAGGGCGAGAATGGCGAGACGCAATACAGTCTCACGCTGCAGATCCTCGCCCTGATGACGGTGCTGACCCTGCTGCCGTCGCTGTTGCTGATGATGACCTCGTTCACGCGGATCATCATCGTGCTGGCCCTGCTGCGCCAGGCGCTGGGTACCGTGCAGACGCCGTCGAACCAGATCCTGCTGGGTCTCGCGCTTTTTCTGACGCTGTTTATCATGGCGCCGGTGTTCCAGACGGCCTATGACGAGGGGATCGGTCCCTACATGGCCGAGGAGATCGGCGCGATGGAGGCGATCGATCGCGCCTCGCAACCGCTGCGCACCTTCATGCTCAACCAGACGCGCGAGAGCGACATCGCCCTCTACCAGGAGATCGGTGACTACCCCGACTTCGAGACGCCCGAGGACGTGCCGCTGACGGTGCTGATGGCCGCCTTCGTCACCTCGGAGCTCAAGACCGCGTTCCAGATCGGTTTTCTGATCTTCATCCCGTTTTTGATCATCGATCTCGTGGTTGCCTCGGTGCTGATGTCGATGGGCATGATGATGCTCTCGCCGATGATCGTGTCCCTGCCGTTCAAGATCATGCTGTTCGTGCTTGTCGATGGCTGGGCGCTGCTGATGGGCACGCTCGCCTCTAGCTTCTACATGGGGGGATAG
- a CDS encoding flagellar basal body-associated FliL family protein, translating into MAEGDEAATEKKGGNKLIVILLAVLIVVILAIGGVVTTLLLTGDDDKAAGKGEETAEQSEEVEEPKGPPITVSLGDPITVNLSKPNDANVLQVQLDLVTRAPKVEELIKTQRSRIVNDVMLVLSDVDSAELRTRAGKEALQETLSEEINRILEDGSELEQPVENVYFTKLLMQ; encoded by the coding sequence ATGGCCGAAGGCGACGAGGCAGCCACGGAAAAGAAGGGTGGCAACAAGCTGATCGTGATCCTGCTGGCGGTGTTGATCGTCGTGATCCTGGCGATCGGTGGCGTGGTGACCACGTTGTTGCTTACCGGTGACGACGACAAGGCGGCCGGCAAGGGTGAAGAGACCGCCGAGCAGAGCGAGGAGGTCGAGGAGCCCAAGGGGCCCCCGATCACCGTCTCGCTGGGCGATCCCATCACGGTCAACCTGAGCAAGCCCAACGACGCCAACGTGCTGCAGGTGCAGCTCGATCTGGTCACCCGTGCCCCGAAGGTCGAGGAGCTGATCAAGACGCAGCGTTCGCGGATCGTCAATGACGTGATGCTGGTGCTGAGTGACGTCGACTCGGCCGAATTGCGTACGCGTGCCGGCAAGGAGGCGCTGCAGGAGACGTTGAGCGAAGAGATCAACCGGATCCTCGAGGACGGCAGCGAGCTCGAGCAGCCGGTCGAAAATGTCTATTTCACCAAGCTCCTGATGCAGTGA
- a CDS encoding GGDEF domain-containing protein, with protein MAYYLTSDESLCGQPPSGLSASVSHRLSFARHAAAEAPGERGQALLEALLRCVNVGVALDTIRTHVEGLLAVTSISWQVDDERYCGTICEPSEHTIPVALSLDDRPFGRLRLHSRRPVAEDELVQLREMLSVVAYPLRNLRMLEHALIAAEHDALTGLKNRRAFDLELKAVHARVARYGGQASLLILDMTRFKAINDTYGHDVGDRALARVAEGLDRCLRETDSAYRLGGDEFVVILPETPYQGARRLGTRLLDWFRDHPMREPGGEWVPLKARIGMAQFRKGEDADDWFRRTDQALYGNVEPGGTTGGANRRLGRLA; from the coding sequence ATGGCCTATTACCTCACCAGCGACGAATCACTTTGCGGCCAGCCGCCTTCCGGCCTGAGTGCTTCCGTCTCCCATCGGCTGTCATTCGCCCGCCACGCCGCGGCCGAGGCACCGGGTGAGCGCGGACAGGCGCTGCTCGAGGCGTTGTTGCGTTGCGTGAATGTCGGGGTGGCACTCGACACGATCCGCACCCATGTCGAAGGACTGCTGGCGGTGACGTCAATTTCCTGGCAGGTGGATGATGAGCGCTATTGCGGCACGATCTGTGAGCCGTCCGAGCACACCATCCCCGTCGCCTTGTCGCTCGACGATCGTCCCTTCGGTCGGCTGCGCCTGCACAGTCGTCGCCCGGTCGCTGAGGACGAGCTGGTCCAGTTGCGCGAGATGCTGTCCGTGGTTGCCTACCCGCTGCGCAACCTGCGCATGCTCGAACATGCCCTGATTGCCGCCGAACACGATGCATTGACTGGATTGAAGAACCGGCGGGCCTTCGATCTGGAGCTCAAGGCGGTGCATGCCCGAGTGGCGCGATATGGTGGCCAGGCAAGCCTGCTGATCCTGGACATGACGCGCTTCAAGGCGATCAACGATACCTACGGCCATGACGTCGGTGACCGGGCGCTGGCCCGCGTCGCCGAGGGGCTGGATCGCTGCCTGCGGGAAACCGACAGTGCCTATCGCCTCGGCGGGGACGAGTTCGTGGTGATCCTGCCCGAAACCCCGTATCAGGGCGCACGACGTCTGGGAACGCGTTTGCTCGACTGGTTTCGTGACCATCCGATGCGGGAACCCGGCGGTGAATGGGTGCCGCTCAAGGCGCGTATCGGGATGGCCCAGTTCCGCAAGGGGGAAGACGCGGATGACTGGTTCCGCCGTACCGACCAGGCGTTGTACGGCAACGTCGAGCCTGGCGGCACCACTGGCGGCGCCAACCGTCGGTTGGGTCGATTGGCCTGA
- the flhB gene encoding flagellar biosynthesis protein FlhB — translation MAENENGQEKTEEPTEKRLRDAREKGQVARSRELNSFLLTVGSAVVFLVFGGQMMLGLAEVVRDSFIISRSDVFDQAAMFSRLANAFANGFISFVPLFFATIVLAIAATLAVGGWNFSTQAMAPKLSKMNPISGLKRIFGVQALMELGKTFAKFTLIAAIGVAVFLAFEPEVLSLGLQPFDAALAHAGWLIGWGFLAVSFGLLLVALVDVPFQIWNHNKQQRMTFQEVKDEHKDVEGRPEIKQRIRQTQMQMSQRRMMEAVPEADVVVTNPTHYAVALKYDAEGVGAPMVVAKGVDEMALNLRKIAASHGVEIFEAPPLARALYTHVEIDEVIPAALYTAVAQVLAYVYQLKQAARGTGETPGRPEPEVPDGFDVPAAE, via the coding sequence GTGGCAGAGAACGAGAACGGCCAGGAGAAGACCGAAGAACCGACCGAGAAACGATTACGCGACGCCCGCGAGAAGGGCCAGGTCGCCCGCTCGCGCGAGCTCAATTCGTTTCTGCTGACCGTCGGTTCGGCGGTCGTGTTCCTGGTGTTCGGTGGCCAGATGATGCTGGGGCTGGCCGAGGTCGTGCGCGACTCGTTCATCATCTCGCGCTCGGACGTCTTCGATCAGGCGGCGATGTTCTCGCGTCTGGCGAACGCCTTCGCCAACGGCTTTATTTCCTTTGTGCCGCTCTTTTTCGCCACGATCGTGCTCGCGATTGCCGCCACGCTTGCCGTGGGCGGCTGGAACTTCTCCACCCAGGCGATGGCGCCGAAGCTGTCCAAGATGAATCCCATTTCCGGCCTCAAGCGCATCTTCGGTGTCCAGGCGTTGATGGAACTGGGCAAGACCTTCGCGAAGTTCACGTTGATTGCCGCGATCGGTGTGGCGGTGTTCCTGGCCTTCGAGCCCGAGGTGCTGAGTCTGGGTCTGCAGCCGTTCGATGCCGCCCTGGCCCATGCCGGCTGGCTGATCGGCTGGGGGTTCCTGGCCGTGTCCTTCGGGCTGCTGCTGGTGGCGCTGGTGGACGTGCCCTTTCAGATCTGGAACCACAACAAGCAGCAGCGCATGACCTTCCAGGAGGTCAAGGACGAGCACAAGGACGTCGAAGGGCGGCCCGAGATCAAGCAGCGTATCCGCCAGACCCAGATGCAGATGTCGCAACGCCGGATGATGGAAGCGGTGCCCGAGGCCGACGTGGTGGTCACCAACCCGACCCACTATGCCGTCGCGCTCAAGTACGACGCCGAGGGTGTCGGCGCGCCGATGGTGGTGGCCAAGGGGGTCGACGAGATGGCGCTCAACCTGCGCAAGATCGCCGCCTCTCACGGGGTCGAGATCTTCGAGGCCCCGCCATTGGCACGGGCCTTGTATACGCATGTCGAGATCGACGAGGTGATCCCCGCCGCGCTCTACACCGCGGTGGCCCAGGTACTGGCCTATGTCTACCAGCTCAAGCAGGCCGCGCGCGGCACCGGTGAAACGCCGGGACGTCCCGAGCCCGAGGTGCCGGATGGCTTCGATGTGCCGGCCGCCGAATGA
- the fliQ gene encoding flagellar biosynthesis protein FliQ, producing MSPDTVIDLTRQALMVILYLSMPILLTALAVGLLIGMFQAATQINEMTLSFIPKMIAVVVAILLAAPWMLQVIVDFTERLFHNIPSLIA from the coding sequence ATGAGCCCGGATACCGTCATCGATCTCACCCGCCAGGCATTGATGGTCATCCTGTACCTCTCGATGCCCATCCTGCTCACCGCGCTGGCGGTGGGTCTTTTGATTGGCATGTTCCAGGCGGCCACGCAGATCAACGAGATGACCCTGAGCTTCATCCCCAAGATGATCGCGGTGGTGGTCGCCATCCTGCTGGCCGCCCCCTGGATGTTGCAGGTGATCGTCGATTTCACCGAGCGGCTGTTTCACAACATCCCCTCGCTGATCGCCTGA
- the fliM gene encoding flagellar motor switch protein FliM gives MSEADILSQDEIDALLNGVDEGDVETEQGVGDPDQAKSYDLTTQERIVRGRLPTLEMLNERFARSLRIRLVSMLRRSVEISIEGVEMTKFSEYIHTLFVPTSMTLMHVRPLKGLGMFMMESRLVFSLVDNFFGGFGMHAKIEGRDFTPTELRVIKRVLEQATEEMQNAWAGIYPIMFETVSHEMNPQLANIVSATEVVVVSSFRIEVEGGSGKFDFVVPYSMIEPIRDLLDGGMQGDRLEVDERWTKALKRELGFAEVEMTAHLADVRMSLKDVAHMEVGQVIPFEMPEYSTLASDGLPLYRGKMGVFKGNKAIRVEEPVPERLERAAHPNEILRAQIPGVNQSGDKDDG, from the coding sequence ATGTCTGAAGCCGACATCCTCTCCCAGGACGAGATCGACGCGCTGTTGAATGGCGTCGACGAGGGCGACGTCGAGACCGAGCAGGGGGTCGGTGATCCCGATCAGGCCAAGTCGTACGACCTCACCACCCAGGAACGTATCGTCCGGGGCCGGTTGCCGACCCTGGAGATGCTCAACGAGCGTTTCGCGCGCAGCCTGCGTATCCGGCTGGTCTCCATGCTGCGTCGCTCGGTCGAGATCTCGATCGAGGGCGTGGAGATGACCAAGTTCTCGGAATACATCCACACGTTGTTCGTTCCCACCTCGATGACGCTGATGCACGTGCGTCCGCTCAAGGGATTGGGGATGTTCATGATGGAGTCCCGGCTGGTCTTCTCGCTGGTCGACAACTTCTTCGGCGGGTTCGGCATGCACGCCAAGATCGAAGGGCGCGACTTCACCCCCACCGAGCTGCGGGTGATCAAGCGGGTGCTCGAGCAGGCCACCGAAGAGATGCAGAACGCCTGGGCGGGCATCTACCCGATCATGTTCGAGACCGTCAGCCACGAGATGAACCCGCAGCTGGCGAATATCGTCTCGGCGACCGAGGTGGTGGTGGTCTCGAGCTTCCGCATCGAGGTCGAGGGCGGTTCGGGCAAGTTCGACTTCGTGGTCCCCTACTCGATGATCGAGCCGATCCGCGATCTGCTCGATGGCGGCATGCAGGGCGACCGGCTGGAGGTCGACGAACGCTGGACCAAGGCGCTCAAGCGCGAACTGGGTTTTGCCGAGGTCGAGATGACCGCGCATCTGGCCGACGTTCGCATGTCGCTCAAGGACGTCGCTCACATGGAGGTGGGTCAGGTGATTCCCTTCGAGATGCCGGAGTATTCCACGCTCGCCTCCGACGGCCTGCCCCTTTATCGCGGCAAGATGGGCGTCTTCAAGGGCAACAAGGCGATCCGGGTCGAGGAACCGGTGCCCGAGCGGCTCGAGCGGGCAGCGCATCCCAACGAGATCCTGCGGGCGCAGATCCCCGGGGTGAACCAATCAGGAGATAAAGACGATGGCTGA
- the fliR gene encoding flagellar biosynthetic protein FliR, with amino-acid sequence MELAIEQILGWTATYLWVLVRVGAMLMVAPIFGSQSLPVRIRLLIALAVSLVITPMVPEIPAVDPLSIAGITMIVQQILIGVAMGFILNLVISAFVVAGESIAMSMGLGFAQTVDPQNGVSVPLISQFLTIVVTLLMVALNVPAMIVKMLADSFTILPVSPVGLTAEDFRAIAWFGQQMYINAVLVALPVVTTLLMVNLAMGVITRAAPQMNIFSVGFPATLMIGFFVLFLAAPLWFPNVEQFVHQSFVLITEILR; translated from the coding sequence TTGGAGTTGGCGATCGAGCAGATCCTTGGCTGGACCGCCACCTACCTGTGGGTGCTGGTGCGGGTCGGGGCGATGCTCATGGTCGCGCCGATCTTCGGTTCGCAGTCCCTGCCGGTGCGCATCCGGCTGTTGATCGCGCTGGCGGTCTCGCTGGTGATCACGCCGATGGTGCCCGAGATCCCGGCGGTCGATCCGCTGTCGATCGCCGGGATCACCATGATCGTCCAGCAGATCCTCATCGGCGTGGCCATGGGCTTCATCCTCAACCTGGTCATCTCGGCGTTCGTGGTCGCCGGCGAGTCGATTGCGATGAGCATGGGCCTGGGTTTCGCCCAGACCGTCGATCCGCAGAACGGCGTCAGCGTGCCGCTGATCTCGCAGTTTCTGACCATCGTGGTCACCTTGCTGATGGTGGCGCTCAACGTGCCGGCGATGATCGTCAAGATGCTGGCGGACTCGTTCACCATCCTGCCGGTCTCGCCCGTGGGGCTGACGGCCGAAGACTTCCGTGCGATCGCCTGGTTCGGTCAGCAGATGTACATCAACGCGGTGTTGGTCGCGTTGCCGGTGGTGACCACCTTGCTGATGGTGAACCTCGCCATGGGCGTGATCACGCGGGCCGCGCCGCAGATGAACATCTTCTCGGTGGGTTTCCCGGCCACCCTGATGATCGGCTTCTTCGTGTTGTTCCTTGCCGCTCCCCTCTGGTTCCCGAACGTGGAACAGTTCGTGCATCAGTCGTTCGTGCTGATCACGGAAATCCTGAGGTGA